Below is a genomic region from Hevea brasiliensis isolate MT/VB/25A 57/8 chromosome 3, ASM3005281v1, whole genome shotgun sequence.
TTTTGTCCTGGGATCTAGTGTTCATTATATAGGAACTAGTATTCTAAATATGAAAATGAATACTCATCTTTTACCTCTGCAACAGCCAGAGCGTATTGGTATCGGAACCAGTGACGTCGTAGAGGGAGTGCTGCAACCAGTGCACCGCCACGGCCTCCCTCTTGCTGACATTTAGCCTTTCTGGGTCTAAATTTCCAACTTTTTCGGCCACCGGAAAGAACTCAAAAGGGAGGCCCAGTTTCTGGGCAAAATCAGACAAACGCTTCCCAGTTGCTTCCAGAGCTTCCATGGAGGTCCCCAGCCCTGTAAGGCGCACGTAAGGAGGTCCACCAGGCCTTGATGCTAGTATGTGAAATAGCCCCGGCCACTGTAACCCTTGCATGATATCCAGATCTATTATGTGCACCCTTTCCTCCCTGTCGAATGCTTCTTGTATGGCCTGATTCGCCGTGAAATGGGAGAACTTCACGAAAGGGCTGATTCCATTAAATACCTGAAATGCTGAGGCCATCTTCTGGGTGTGGCTCAGCGGCATTGATGGTAGCGTCGCGTATATTCCCAAGCAAGAATTCACCAGCCTCGCGGACATTGCCTCGGAGAAATAAGCTGCCACCCGCTGCGCCGACGTCCCGTAAGGGGTGGACAGCTCCGAGATCTCTAACAGCATCTTGTTTGCCTCCTCGAAATTATCTGCGGAGACGGCCTCCGCGCATTGGAGGAGTAAGGTTAGAAGATGCAATCCTTCTTCGTCCCTCTTCTGCTGCCGCAACTCTTCCTTTTTCTCTCTGGCGCTAGTACCAGCAGCAGCAGCTACTGAAGTTGGCGTCGTCACTATACCGGTAGTGGCCACTTGTTCCGTTTCCGCTGATGAAGATTTTTCCTGTTCATGTTGTTGTGGATGCCCTTGATTCAATGCAAGAAGAGGTGGTGTAACCGAAGTAGAAGAGGGGCttccttgttgctgttgctgATCATGAAGAAGCTGAACTTGATGATGTGGCTGCTGGTTGATCCCTTGGCAGAGAAGTGATGGCGTGGATCCCCAGCCAGAGTACTGATTGACAACAGGAGGAACCGGAGCCACAGCCGCAGTAGAATCTGGTAGCGAAGAATAACTAGTAACATTTTCAAGATTGAGAGTGAGCCCAGAAGAGGCTTGCCCTTGATTACTATAGTCCCGTGGGGGAAGGGCTTCCTTCCTCATCCTATCCACCGGATAATTGGGCATCGGCTCAGCTAGAGAACGAAGCCTGTACTCGAGAAGAGAAGCGAGGCTGGGGTTGCAAGGGAAGATAATCTCCCTGACATTCTGAATAAGCTGAGGAATGGAAACGTTGGTAGAGCTATGTATGAGGTCCTTAATGATACCATCAATCCAAGCGGTGGCAGAGGCGTCTTCCATGGAAGGAGTAGGAGTAGTAGCAGCACCAGTAGTGGTACCAGTAGTAGTAATGACGAGTGGAACGGCAGCGTTTCGGTTTCTCTCTCTTTCAGAAGGAAACAAGGGTAAACCAGAGAAGCCACAAACGGCTGGGGCCTGGGGCTGAGGTGATGATGAAAGGGTGTCATTGGAAGAAAAGTTGGGTGTCCCTGTAGAGGATAGAAACCCACACAAAGACACAGATACAGACCCGCCTGACGTCATAGGGGTCAAGTTTGTGGAAGAAGGTAGCATAGTCATAGTGGAGTAGTTGAGCACTGGTGGGTATGGGTTCGGGTTTGGGTTTTGGTTAGGGTTAATAACATTAGTCAAAGAAGAGGTGCAGAAGCCAATAATATTGGCTTCTGGAAGAGCGCTGATCCTGCGATAGCACCTCTGGTTTTGGTTCCCTGTTTGCACCTCCATCATCTCACAGGCCATCCTCTTCCTCACCATCTTTCCTTTCCCTTGTATTGctcttatgggttcttcttttCTGCTGGCGCTGCTATGGCTATTACTGTTGCTAATTGACAATGGGCTGTTGCTATTGTTCTTGCTGCCGCTTTCCTTCAAATTAGTATCGCCACCATTTTCAGGAAACAAACCagaggcagccatgaaaatgggtACAAGCAGTAGAAGCAGAAACAAGCAAAAACGCAAACAACAGAGATCCAGAAATTGCACCGAGTCCTTGATATTTGATCCTCATAGTAAAAAGGAGATTCTGCTGCTTCTGCCAATGATATATGGAAAAGGGAAGGAGAGGGCATATCCAAAGCAGAAAACTGCGTGAAGATTAAGACAGAGCGCGCGGCGTTGggattcttctctctctctctctctctctctctctctcaaccacAACACGACCTCCTATGAACCTATCTCTCCTCCTTTTTCTTAATTAACTAATTACTATACTATAAAAGACGCTGTTGTAGCCATGGATTTTGGATGCTTATGAATCTTGATAACAAGAagagaaggaaaataaagaaaaggGTAGTGAGTGGTGATGGTAGTAGTAGCAGCAGTGGTGGATGGACGGTGAGTAGTAGAGGGTTATGCTGGTGGCGGTTAGCTATGCGTCTTTAGTGAAGGAGGAAAGCATGCTAATTTGTTAATAATATCAAATGCTAATTAGAAAGAGAAAAGCAAAAACAATGCAAAGAGAGAAGAAACATGAAAGGTGATGAGCAGAGAAGTGGCATGTTGGAGATGGAGACGATgggttgggtttttttttttttttttagagctCGTGGTTCGTCGTGCTTGTTCGACGTCCTCAAACAACGGCCATTTCTATGATCTCTTCCCTGTGTTGTGTACATATACACTTTCTCTGTGCCTTGCCTAACCCTTTTGCCTTTGTTTTATTTACAGTATTTAATACTCTCTCTCTTATTCATTATACCTTGCTTCTCTGcgcatttattattttttataattatgttaaatttattttttatattataaaaaaaattattttttttgagacccttatttttaatattttcaatataacTAGTAATTAATCTTCTGTTTCTCTTATTGATAATCGCCTTTCAGAgattttctgatttctttttatATTTCAGTTTCTCCTTTCATACTTGGCATTTttactcattaaattttttttttatataattaattttgagtGAGACTTGAACTTGGGGTGTTATTGTTCTAAGTGTAACTCAATATCACTAAGCTAAAACTAAGAAAGTATTGATGGTTGGATTTAACATGCATAGATTATGATTTTTTTATGGCATATCTCTTTCATACTAGTTATCATTCTCTATATGTATCTATTTGGCATTAAGATTagagaattaaaatttttttgaagaaaaaatttattttagatacaattgaaaaaatttattattttttataattaaaacttattaaaatttatatatatatatatatatatatatatattattttaaattatataaataatataatttttttatattatttgaatcatctttaaaattatgatttcttaaatttaaattttaattaaaataaaataaaataaataaatatacaagcaatgaaaaaaaatgatatttaatagttatttccaattaaaaataataacaaaagaCTATTGAACTAATAACTTAATCTTTGAATGactatttcattaaataaaaaaaaaatgttaatttcAATCACAACATGCAAGTTTtctctatgaaaaaaaaaaatcataaatttcttttaattggATATTGCCGTGGATTTCCTGGATATTAGACTTTGATCAGATTGAGGGtctattgaaaattaaattaaagaataaatgaGGGTCGATAATGGTTGACAACTACTCGACGCTCAAGTCAATAAGAAGATTATGAATCGAATATTCAGTATAATAGAAGTAAGTGTTTTGTTTGCATATCTATTTCTGAAACTTTATCTTATTTATAAGGTGTTTGATTGAGAAGAAATCTTGACAGATCTTTGCCAAATCCCTATTTCAGTTATAACGATAATCATTCTCAGATTTATGCTAGAAATTTAGGTGCGATCAGTAGCGTGATCTTCGTTTAATCCAAACTCAAAAAGTATTGATCTCTTCGACTTGTCTGATATCTCAAAACAAGTCGAAACGCTTTCAGAAATCTCCACAAATCTCAATTCTTTAGGTATTGGGTTTTTAAGTTTGGATGGACAAGCTCTGTCCGTTCTGAATTTGGATGGGTGGACTTTATCTGATTCTAAGTTTGGATGAGCGAGTTTCAACTGGGTCGATTTATTAGCCTTTTATATGATAAATATtatgatattaaaattaaaagatgaTATGATTACCATTAAACCAACTAATGCATTATTTATCaaattttgaagttttagaaACACCAAAACACAAGAAGTTAACACAACTAATGAGGACAACATCAACAAGCCACATCCCTCCAACAACAACGTGTTGAAATATAAACACATTGAGCTTAAAATTAATGAGTTAATTAATTTTACctagaaatttcaatttaataaaatatttgcaTAACACAGTTTTGAATCTGATGATACCTCAACCTGTCTGTCTTTGTGTCAGCTTAAATAATTTTGCCACAAAATCTATGTCTATTGCCATTTTCTTGTTTTTTGTCCCTTCTTTTTAGGAAAAAGGAAAATCAAGAATAAAGTtggtataattaaaaaataatactaataaCTATAAGATAATGTGAATTTCGTTGtataaaattttacttttttaaaattatttacttattgtatagtACATCAACCGTAATTGACCCTTattgcataattttttttattttaacttattaaAACTTAAATTATAAGTTAATATAAGTTTcaaacataattttaataatatatataattaattttttttaataaaaaataatatattattgagACCTGAGATTTTCCGATCATTTTACACTATGCAATATCCAAAATGagatgaaattgaaaaaaaaattagcaacAGTTTCGTGCATCAGTCTCACTTaccagaaaaaaaaattttacattttaattttaaaaaaacgataaaaattatagtttaatttttttatgagaattaaattagtttataaaatatattttcataaataaaatacttatgttgttaaaaatttattgttagtgaattaaaaatataataatttagtttatcatattttattttttataataattttatctatATAATTTTCATATTTGTAATAATTTAGTTTTCTAGATAtagattaattattttgattataattAATTAGTGATAAACTTtaatagaaaaaattattttattaccaAAAATAGGCCTCGaaactattttttttataaaataaggtgattaaattataatttttatcatattttaataattaaattataaaatataaaaaaaattactatatgaaataaaatatcctagtaatttttatttatttaatttttgaagTAGGTAGATAAATGTTATTAAATGTTATTAAATATTGGTTGGAAGAAACGAGGCGTAAATTAAGTGGACTGAAATGTGGTTGGCTGAGGCAGAGGCTGAGGCTGAGGCTGAGCTGTGAGGATCACTTTTCAGAGTAAATTTCCACATGGGTAaacgttcttttttttttttaataaaaaaaattagaatctgCAAATATGTCATCCAATTTCGAGACTGCCTTCGCTTTTCTTCGCTAACGACAAGCTAAGGGATTTACAAAACATAAACGCCGTTATACTTTTGACGATTGCCTCTATAATTAACTTTAGCTTTTTTTAACCGCAGTTCCAAAAAATGAACCCATAGCTGTTGACATTTTGCTTTGCAGAGGCATCATTACTCATCAATCTTTAACCCTTTTTCCCATTTCTTTAatgttttcttttttaaaaaaaaaaccagTTCGTGTACTTGCCAGGTTTCCCTTCGCTTTTAAAAAATGTTGGTCTTGTTTGACCCCAAAGGCAAAGCCCCACCCCCAGACcccaaaaaaaacaaaaaataaaagaaaaagttaCACTTAACACAGGAGGGTTAAAAATCTAAAATAAAAAGCGAAGTGGCTTTTGGGATTTTGGTTCTCAAATGCCAAGGCCTAAGCCAAGGGCAACGAAAGTCTTCCCTAAAAGACCACAGCACGTGAGAGGGCACAAACATCGATACAAGCCAAATATTATCAAAGGCGGAGTCCTCATCCGTTCTTTTCAATgccagagatagagagagagaaagagagagaatgaTTTCTCTTCTCTGCTGTCTCTTCTCGTAGACGATGGTCCCCATTCCTTCTCTCTCCCACACACGCCTAACTGGTAAGCGAGAAAAAGGATATTTATTCCTAGACTGACTGACATTGATCGAGCTTGATTGCATCGATAATCATGTGATTATGAGGTCATTTACTTTCAATTATTGTTTCAATTATCATTTCTTAGTCCTAATTATGCTGTTTTTATCCCACTAATTTCTTCCTTAtttcttatttataattttaattctaaaaaataCTCAATGTAAATATTATTCATACATAACATTACTTTAAATtaatctaataaatttataatattaaataaagagATTGAATTGTAATTAATAGAATTGATATAAGtagtaaaatattttatattttttaaataaaattaaatatttaatttttataaatagaaaaaaaattttattgggagtattttatctttataataaattcaagatttttaatttttatatttttaaaaataaaaaaataattaaatgatataaaaattttatgaataaaaatgtgagtttttaaattaattttgtattttttatttgaatataactttaaatatatgtaatttcaaatacaatttttttaaataaaattaattaaaaaattatattattttacttAAAATTTATATCTTCAACAGTCTGCAATTAAATGTTTCACTGacacatcataaatgtgaaaggGATGTGTCAGTGAAACATGCCTGCGTATAATAATAGATGCTGTTTGTCTAACAAACGTGGAAATCTATTAAAGTGTaggctttttttttaatttttcaaattttgtttaCTTAATTTTAAAGTTCTAGATTAAAATGTCAAAAACAAATTCtgagttttattaatttttataattatatcttaaattaaaattttttataattacacCCTAAATTTTGACTCACAGATTAATTACACTCTGTCATTAGTATTAACCGTTAACCATTAATAGAAGTTGCCACATCAAATGGAAATTGTAATAAGGTGTAAttgtaaaaatttttaatttgaagtgTAATTATAAAGAAACGCAAAgttcatttatattttttaactattttctaaaattaaattacaagTAAATTATTGCCattgtaattttattattattatttgttttaaagataaaaaaaaaaactaaaattctgATAAGTAAATTTAACTAAACACGGGACTTGCCTTCTCTCTTCAAacgtttcctttttttttttttttttttttttttttttttttttcatttctccttTTTTGCCTTTCGTTCTCCTCTTTGGGTGACCATTGGTGGCTACCtagattagttttttttttaattatttttttaataaattttaaattcacaTCTCTTTAAAATAGATatagatttatttttttatatctatGTGAACGGATATGATATTCTCCTCTTAATATTAGAGTCTTATCTCTTATTATTAATAATCTTATCTATCCTTaatgaagttttattttatttttatttcttgtgATATTTGATGTGTGTTTTAACAGTTAAAAATTCaatgtgaattattgatttcTTTTAGTTGAAAACTTGAGTGATGAtcttttattaatgaaatttgatAGTATTACTTATTCCTCTATTAAAGTTAAAATTTAGTAATTTAAGCTCTTTTATGAATCATAAAAGTAGCAAGTTTCTAATAttgtaatattataaaaaatttcttttatcatataaaataaaaaagcATAATTTACTATTTATAATGTTATTCtcctttatataaattatttttgaataaaagtattaattttatatgtttattttttttagaatatTATGATGTATTTATATATGATAGttcttaatgaattatcaaattaaaataaaaaaaggaagTAATTTAAAGATAGAAAATGGTAGTGATTTCGAGCTAATCATGGTCTATCTCTAAGTGTAAAGGGTACTTCCAAGTAGGGGAGAGCAATTTAAGGGTTAAACCGattaactgaaccgaaccgaaccaaatcgAAATTAGTGGTTCAGTTCGGTTAATCGGTttaaccggtccgattcgattagTACTTTCAAAAATTTTCGATTATCGGTTATTTCGATTCGGTTATCGGTTATATCCGAAGAACCCAATAAAACCGAAATCAACACAGGCCTTTATTGATTTAAGCCCAATCCTTTCACACAATCCAGCCCATAATTGATTCTCTAACCTAAAACTAAAACTAAAATCCCTAACCTTTCTTTCCATCTGCCTACTGCCGTCTGCCGCCGCTCAACTTTTCTCCCTCTTAAAACTAAAATCCCAAGCTTCCTCTTCGTCTCTCTTCTTCCTTGCTTGTGTGTGTGGTGTGCATCTTCTTCAATCTTCATTCGAGGTGAGCATTCGTCTCTCAAAATGATTTTCTCCTGTATCCTAATTTTTATGTTAAGCTTGAATTCCATTAATCTATTCCCCTTTTCTCAACATGACATTTACAAAATGATCATGTAGCCAAAGGATAAGGGGAAAACATCTTCATTGAAGGAGCAAGGCCTAAGATATTTTACCCCTAAGGAGGTATGTAGATTTTGCTGACATGcttttttgaaatattttttcaaGTTGACAAATTTCTATTTATGTATATTATCCTAATGACTAGGTTGCTAATTTGCATTCTTTCCCTGAGGATTTTCATTTTCCACAACACATAAGCCTTAGACAACGGTATGTTATTATTTTCTCAGTATCAATATAGTTATATCAGGAAAATAAGGTTGGCAGCTACCGTTATCAGTAGTCACTGGTGATCAACCAGTTTATAACTTGCTAACTAAGGTTAAGCATTCTGATTACCTTCATATGTGTGCAATTGTGTATTCAATTTCTTACATGTTAATCAAAAATAGGTTTTGTTATCTATTTAATTTGGTGGTTTTTCGTTTAATTTTTAAGTCAATTTGGTATTATTGGTTTTCTTTGCTAGGATTTTTGGGTAATAGTGGCTATTAGGACTCGTTCATAGGATTAGTTTTCTGAGTGCGTGTTGCTTCTTTTAGATGTTGGACTGTTAGTTATCTTCACCAAATTGCCAGATAACCTTACCTAAGTTTGTATATAAATATTGCAGCATCTAAGTTTGCATATAAATATTGCAGCATcacctctaatttttcttttgtcTTTCACACTAACACATCATAACTGCAACActaaaaaatgaatttaattaattcatgttttttttttcttgcacTGTCTGCTATGATGAAGATTGTTAGTTGAGTTTGCATTTTTATCTATTGATTTATTTTTCATCCTATGTTGCTTAACTATTGGGCTCTATTTTTGCTTCTCAGCAGGGAAAAAAAgtggaaagaaaaataaaaaagatgatTTTTATCTAGGAGTTCATAATTatcaatatattattattttgaaaagtattttattttagaaaaataaaactatcctcaatatattattaatttttttcttctaaGAGACGAGTGTAGTGGgcctttttcaatttcaggtccttGGGTGTGATTATAGTGGGCTCTCAGGGGTGGGGATATGCGTTTCGAAAACTTAAAAATCGCATTGAGGTTTCAAAAAACAACACTAGGCATTGGTTGAAGGAATGGATGGGTTATCAATTCTtacaacttttgtaatatttacgaGTCTACCTAAATTAACAAGTTATTTGATTTTGAGTGAAAGGGTTCACATTTGAGCTACTTGCTTAGCTAAAGAATTAACTTAGATGCTGCTATTATATGGAAACATGGATATGCAACACAACATTGTTTTATACATGGTGTGGCCAAGTTGGCCCCTTTACATCTGAGAAATAACCTATTATGATGGAAGAGGTCCCTCGCAGATTCAGGATCTCCTTTTCCGGGATGTAACAGCGTTTTTTAGTATCTTTTTTTGTCTTAGATTTCAAGATCAAAAttgtttttcaaaaaataaaagcaAGATGCTAAACAGTTAGAAaaatatagttttattattttaatattttaataactaaaatttatcaaaaataattttaaattatattttaatattatctaactaaCATCTTTAAAAAAATGTTAGGCTAAG
It encodes:
- the LOC110668768 gene encoding protein SCARECROW, translating into MAASGLFPENGGDTNLKESGSKNNSNSPLSISNSNSHSSASRKEEPIRAIQGKGKMVRKRMACEMMEVQTGNQNQRCYRRISALPEANIIGFCTSSLTNVINPNQNPNPNPYPPVLNYSTMTMLPSSTNLTPMTSGGSVSVSLCGFLSSTGTPNFSSNDTLSSSPQPQAPAVCGFSGLPLFPSERERNRNAAVPLVITTTGTTTGAATTPTPSMEDASATAWIDGIIKDLIHSSTNVSIPQLIQNVREIIFPCNPSLASLLEYRLRSLAEPMPNYPVDRMRKEALPPRDYSNQGQASSGLTLNLENVTSYSSLPDSTAAVAPVPPVVNQYSGWGSTPSLLCQGINQQPHHQVQLLHDQQQQQGSPSSTSVTPPLLALNQGHPQQHEQEKSSSAETEQVATTGIVTTPTSVAAAAGTSAREKKEELRQQKRDEEGLHLLTLLLQCAEAVSADNFEEANKMLLEISELSTPYGTSAQRVAAYFSEAMSARLVNSCLGIYATLPSMPLSHTQKMASAFQVFNGISPFVKFSHFTANQAIQEAFDREERVHIIDLDIMQGLQWPGLFHILASRPGGPPYVRLTGLGTSMEALEATGKRLSDFAQKLGLPFEFFPVAEKVGNLDPERLNVSKREAVAVHWLQHSLYDVTGSDTNTLWLLQRLAPKVVTVVEQDLSHAGSFLGRFVEAIHYYSALFDSLGASYGEESEERHVVEQQLLSREIRNVLAVGGPSRSGELKFYNWREKLRQSGFKGISLAGNAATQATLLLGMFPSDGYTLVEDNGTLKLGWKDLCLLTASAWRPFHVTTTTAMAASATSIHHQYLNQRFATV